The genome window TTCAGATAATTTCATTATAATCATTTTTGTTTCATTAGGAAATTGCGATTCAGCATTTTCTAAAACCTCTAATCCTCTAAATCCCAATTTACTTACTAGAAAATCTCTTGGATTGGCTTGGGGTTTTTTTTGATTTTCTTTAGAGGGTTCAATCTTCTTTCTTGTAGAGATATTTTTTTGCATCTCTGCTAATCTTTTTGCTTTAAGTCTTTCAAGTTCAGAATCTTCTTCGCTCAACCTTTTATCACACCTATTGGAATCAATTTAGCAACTTTGGTAGCAATTCCCAGATTATGAGAGACATTTACTACTGCATCAACGTCTTTGTATGCCTGAGGAGTCTCTTCGACAACACCATCACGGGTCAATGCTTTGATAAATATGCCCTTATCATTTAGGGATTTTTTAACATCATTTTCAGTATAATCTCGTCTTGCTTTTGAGCGAGACATGGTTCTTCCTGCCCCATGAGCAGTTGAGCCAAAACTCAAATCCATTGAATTTGGCTGCCCAAGTAAAATCCAGCTTGCAGTACCCATTGAGCCTGGAACCAGTACTGGTTGCCCTAAATCACGATATCTTGATGGAATTTCATCACGATTAGCAGGAAATGCTCTTGTTGCTCCTTTTCTATGAACCA of Nitrosopumilus sp. contains these proteins:
- a CDS encoding DNA-binding protein produces the protein MSEEDSELERLKAKRLAEMQKNISTRKKIEPSKENQKKPQANPRDFLVSKLGFRGLEVLENAESQFPNETKMIIMKLSELIKSGEINEVIDGGKLLTLFRSIGLNVRMQTKINVEQDGKFVSLSDKLSAHSEESD